The Candidatus Woesearchaeota archaeon genome has a window encoding:
- a CDS encoding type II secretion system F family protein, with amino-acid sequence MPGLGDKLKQAGMVEEPEEFVKNTLVSSFYLTTGLIFFITALLSKTSFKLALLVFVAPFIFLLVFLYLSKLPDVKIFRRRKQISKEIIFAGRFLIIEIESGISLYDAIKNVANSYKDIGVYFKEITDKVEIGTTLEDALNESIEYTPSEDFRRMLWQILNSLKTGSDIAKSLRDVIEQITREQNIEMKKYGRTLNPLAMFYMMTAVIVPSLGVTVLIVLATFMSIKITLATLLVGVLLLAFVQFMFVSVIKSLRPAIEF; translated from the coding sequence ATGCCCGGCTTGGGTGACAAGCTAAAGCAGGCAGGAATGGTGGAAGAGCCAGAGGAATTTGTAAAGAATACCCTAGTCAGCAGTTTTTATCTGACAACAGGACTTATTTTTTTCATTACAGCGCTATTGTCAAAAACAAGCTTTAAGCTTGCTTTGCTGGTATTTGTTGCGCCCTTTATTTTCCTACTCGTCTTCCTTTATCTGTCAAAACTGCCGGATGTTAAAATATTCAGAAGGAGAAAGCAGATCAGCAAGGAAATTATTTTTGCAGGCAGATTTTTGATAATAGAGATCGAGTCAGGCATCAGCCTGTACGATGCAATAAAGAATGTTGCAAACAGCTACAAGGATATTGGCGTATATTTCAAGGAAATAACTGACAAGGTCGAGATTGGAACAACATTGGAAGATGCGCTGAATGAATCCATTGAATACACCCCGTCTGAAGATTTCAGAAGAATGCTGTGGCAGATATTAAATTCCCTGAAGACCGGATCTGACATCGCCAAGTCATTGAGGGACGTGATTGAGCAGATCACAAGAGAGCAGAATATAGAGATGAAAAAATACGGCAGGACATTGAATCCATTGGCGATGTTTTATATGATGACTGCAGTAATAGTCCCTTCATTGGGTGTTACAGTACTTATTGTACTGGCGACTTTCATGTCCATTAAAATAACGCTTGCAACCCTGCTTGTCGGTG
- a CDS encoding type II/IV secretion system ATPase subunit, whose amino-acid sequence MVIKEEYKFFSADMPISVKIYMKAGEYVPIYEISISAISKNTELILEKIRQELIKEVSLGIVEIADIRKAGVIEEKFRDMIEVLVKRYFPDVDEKATMFLTTYLIQRSLGLGNIEILMDDVNLEEVAINNADEYVWVYHRTYGWLKTNIKVASEDQITHYATMIGRKVGKQITVLAPLMDANLETGDRVNATLSPISTKGNTITFRKFASKPWTITDFIESRTISASAASLIWMAVQYELSTLITGGTATGKTSALNVMSVFFPPNQRIISIEDTRELQLPSFLHWIPMVTRMPNIEGKGEISMLDLLVNSLRMRPDRIIVGEIRRKREAEVLFEAIHTGHSVYATVHANNVQETITRLTSPPIEVPKTMLPAISMIIVQYRNRRTGIRRTFQIAEILPDARPNILVQFDTYKDIMQNVNKPVALFDTLQLYTGLSKKEIEDDLKLKEKVLKYLVGNKINTVESVGRVMAEYYTDKDNLMAFVNKNKLLGGLK is encoded by the coding sequence ATGGTAATAAAAGAGGAGTATAAATTTTTCTCTGCAGACATGCCTATTTCTGTAAAAATATATATGAAGGCAGGAGAGTATGTTCCAATATACGAGATTTCAATTTCCGCAATAAGCAAGAACACTGAACTAATTCTTGAAAAAATAAGGCAGGAGCTCATAAAAGAAGTCAGCCTGGGCATAGTTGAAATTGCAGATATAAGAAAGGCAGGCGTTATAGAAGAGAAATTCAGGGATATGATTGAGGTTCTTGTAAAGAGATATTTTCCAGATGTTGATGAAAAGGCAACAATGTTTCTTACAACATACCTTATACAGAGAAGCCTTGGCCTGGGCAACATAGAAATACTGATGGATGATGTGAATCTGGAAGAAGTTGCGATCAACAATGCCGACGAGTATGTGTGGGTTTATCATAGGACATACGGCTGGCTGAAAACAAACATAAAGGTTGCAAGCGAAGACCAAATAACGCATTATGCAACAATGATTGGAAGAAAGGTTGGCAAGCAGATCACTGTCCTGGCGCCGTTGATGGACGCCAACCTGGAAACAGGCGACAGGGTTAATGCAACATTGTCTCCGATATCGACAAAGGGGAACACAATAACTTTCAGAAAATTCGCGTCAAAGCCGTGGACTATAACAGATTTCATTGAAAGCAGAACAATCTCAGCGTCAGCTGCTTCGCTCATATGGATGGCTGTGCAGTACGAGCTCTCGACTTTAATAACCGGCGGCACAGCTACCGGAAAAACATCCGCATTGAATGTCATGTCTGTATTTTTTCCTCCGAATCAGAGAATAATAAGCATAGAAGACACAAGAGAGCTGCAATTGCCAAGCTTCCTGCACTGGATACCGATGGTTACAAGGATGCCAAATATAGAAGGCAAAGGCGAAATATCAATGCTTGACTTGCTTGTCAATTCATTAAGGATGAGGCCGGACAGGATAATTGTAGGCGAAATCAGAAGAAAAAGGGAAGCAGAAGTTTTATTTGAAGCGATACATACTGGCCACAGCGTTTACGCAACTGTCCATGCAAACAATGTGCAGGAAACAATAACAAGGCTGACGAGCCCGCCGATCGAAGTGCCAAAGACCATGCTGCCTGCAATTTCAATGATAATTGTGCAGTACAGGAACAGAAGAACGGGAATAAGAAGGACGTTCCAGATTGCAGAGATACTGCCTGACGCGAGGCCAAACATACTTGTACAGTTTGACACTTACAAGGACATAATGCAGAATGTCAACAAGCCTGTTGCGCTTTTTGACACATTGCAGCTGTATACAGGGCTTTCAAAAAAAGAGATAGAAGATGATTTGAAACTCAAGGAAAAGGTGCTGAAATACCTTGTGGGCAACAAGATCAACACTGTTGAAAGCGTTGGCAGGGTTATGGCCGAGTACTATACTGACAAAGATAATTTAATGGCATTTGTGAATAAAAATAAATTGCTGGGTGGTTTAAAATAG